The following proteins are encoded in a genomic region of Cricetulus griseus strain 17A/GY chromosome 7, alternate assembly CriGri-PICRH-1.0, whole genome shotgun sequence:
- the Git1 gene encoding ARF GTPase-activating protein GIT1 isoform X2, translated as MSLPLVSWKLSLPSPGHRLAWNGRAILHCCGVSLGAFQVPSDPGWASISRGVLVCDECCSVHRSLGRHISIVKHLRHSAWPPTLLQMVHTLASNGANSIWEHSLLDPAQVQSGRRKANPQDKVHPIKSEFIRAKYQMLAFVHKLPCRDDDGVTAKDLSKQLHSSVRTGNLETCLRLLSLGAQANFFHPEKGTTPLHVAAKAGQTLQAELLVVYGADPGSPDVNGRTPIDYARQAGHHELAERLVECQYELTDRLAFYLCGRKPDHKNGHYIIPQMADSLDLSELAKAAKKKLQALSNRLFEELAMDVYDEVDRRENDAVWLATQNHSTLVTERSAVPFLPVNPEYSATRNQGRQKLARFNAREFATLIIDILSEAKRRQQGKSLSSPTDNLELSAQSQSDLDDQHDYDSVASDEDTDQEPLPSTGATRNNRARSMDSSDLSDGAVTLQEYLELKKALATSEARVEQLMQVNSSLSDELRRLQREIHKLQAENLQLRQPSGPTPTPPLPNERAEHVPMGPAGSTHRRDRQAFSMYEPGSALKPFGGAPGDELTTRLQPFHSTELEDDAIYSVHVPTGLYRIRKGVSASSVPFTPSSPLLSCSPEGSRHTSKLSRHGSGADSDYENTQSGDPPLGLEGKRFLELGKEDELHPELESLEGDLDPGLPSTEDVILKTEQVTKNIQELLRAAQEFKHDSFVPCSEKIHLAVTEMASLFPKRPALEPVRNSLRLLNASAYRLQSECRKTVPPEPGAPVDFQLLTQQVIQCAYDIAKAAKQLVTITTREKKQ; from the exons ATGTCCTTGCCCCTAGTTAGCTGGAAACTGTCACTCCCTTCCCCTGGCCATAGGTTGGCCTGGAATGGAAGAGCTATTCTGCATTGCTGTGGGGTAAGCCTGGGGGCCTTCCAGGTACCATCAG ATCCTGGCTGGGCATCTATCAGCAGAGGTGTGCTGGTCTGTGACGAGTGCTGCAGTGTGCATCGGAGCCTGGGACGACACATCTCCATTGTCAAGCACCTTCGCCACAGCGCCTGGCCTCCTACACTGCTACAG ATGGTGCACACGCTTGCCAGCAACGGGGCCAACTCCATCTGGGAGCACTCCCTGCTGGACCCTGCACAAGTGCAAAGTGGCCGGCGTAAAGCCAACCCCCAAGACAAAGTCCA CCCCATCAAATCAGAGTTCATCAGGGCCAAGTACCAAATGCTGGCGTTTGTGCACAAGCTTCCCTGCCGCGATGATGATGGCGTCACTGCCAAAGACCTCAGCAAG CAACTGCACTCCAGTGTGCGAACAGGCAACTTGGAGACATGTCTTCGCCTGCTTTCCCTGGGTGCCCAGGCCAACTTCTTTCACCCAGAAAAGGGCACTACACCTCTACATGTGGCTGCCAAGGCGGGGCAGACACTGCAGGCTGAACTGCTGGTGGTGTATGGGGCTGACCCCGGCTCCCCTGATGTCAATGGCCGCACGCCAATCGACTATGCCAG GCAGGCGGGGCACCATGAACTGGCAGAAAGGCTAGTTGAGTGCCAGTATGAGCTCACTGACCGGTTGGCCTTCTACCTCTGTGGACGCAAGCCCG atCACAAGAATGGGCATTACATCATCCCACAGATGGCTGACAG CCTGGATCTGTCTGAattggccaaagctgccaagaaGAAGCTGCAAGCA CTCAGCAACCGGCTTTTTGAGGAACTTGCCATGGATGTATATGACGAGGTGGACCGGCGAGAGAATGACGCTG tgtGGCTGGCCACCCAAAACCACAGCACCCTGGTGACGGAGCGCAGCGCTGTGCCCTTCCTGCCAGTCAACCCAGAATACTCAGCTACTCGGAACCAG GGACGACAGAAGTTGGCTCGGTTTAATGCCCGCGAGTTCGCCACCTTGATCATCGACATTCTCAGTGAGGCCAAACGGAGGCAGCAGGGCAAGAGCCTGAGCAGCCCCACAG ACAACCTCGAGCTGTCTGCACAGAGCCAAAGTGACCTGGACGACCAACACGACTACGATAGTGTGGCTTCTGACGAAGACACAGACCAGGAGCCCTTGCCCAGCACAGGCGCCACTCGGAACAACCGTGCTAGG AGCATGGACTCCTCAGACCTGTCGGATGGGGCTGTGACACTGCAGGAGTACCTGGAGCTGAAGAAAGCTCTGGCCACCTCCGAGGCCAGAGTGGAGCAGCTCATGCAGGTCAACAGCAGCCTGAGTGATGAGCTCCGGAGGCTGCAGAGGGAG ATCCACAAACTGCAGGCAGAGAACCTGCAGCTTCGGCAGCCGTCAGGGCCAACACCTACACCCCCACTTCCCAATGAACGGGCAGAACACGTACCCATGGGGCCCGCTGGAAGCACCCATCGCAGGGACCGCCAGGCCTTCTCCATGTATGAGCCGGGCTCTGCCCTGAAGCCCTTTGGAGGTGCACCTGGGGACGAGCTCACCACACGGCTCCAGCCTTTCCACAGCACT GAGCTGGAAGATGATGCCATTTATTCGGTACATGTCCCTACTGGCCTTTATCGG ATCCGGAAGGGGGTGTCTGCCTCTTCTGTGCCCttcactccctcctctccactgCTGTCGTGCTCTCCAGAAGGAAGTCGCCATACG AGCAAGCTCTCACGCCATGGCAGTGGTGCAGACAGTGACTATGAGAACACACAGAGTGGGGACCCTCCACTTGG ACTTGAAGGGAAGCGATTCCTAGAGCTGGGCAAGGAGGATGAGCTCCACCCTGAGCTGGAGAGCCTGGAAGGAGACCTAGACCCTGGGCTCCCCAGCACAGAGGATGTCATTCTGAAGACAGAGCAGGTCACCAAGAACATTCAGGAACTATTGCGGGCAGCCCAGGAGTTCAAACATGACAG CTTTGTGCCCTGTTCGGAAAAGATCCATTTGGCTGTGACTGAGATGGCCTCTCTCTTCCCAAAG AGGCCGGCCCTGGAGCCTGTGCGCAATTCATTGCGGCTGCTTAATGCCAGCGCCTACCGGCTGCAGAGTGAATGCCGGAAGACAGTGCCTCCAGAGCCTGGCGCCCCTGTGGACTTCCAGCTGCTGACTCAGCAGGTGATCCAATGCGCCTATGACATCGCCAAGGCAGCCAAGCAGCTGGTCACCATCACCACCCGAGAGAAGAAGCAGTGA
- the Git1 gene encoding ARF GTPase-activating protein GIT1 isoform X3: MSLPLVSWKLSLPSPGHRLAWNGRAILHCCGVSLGAFQVPSDPGWASISRGVLVCDECCSVHRSLGRHISIVKHLRHSAWPPTLLQMVHTLASNGANSIWEHSLLDPAQVQSGRRKANPQDKVHPIKSEFIRAKYQMLAFVHKLPCRDDDGVTAKDLSKQLHSSVRTGNLETCLRLLSLGAQANFFHPEKGTTPLHVAAKAGQTLQAELLVVYGADPGSPDVNGRTPIDYARQAGHHELAERLVECQYELTDRLAFYLCGRKPDHKNGHYIIPQMADSLDLSELAKAAKKKLQALSNRLFEELAMDVYDEVDRRENDAVWLATQNHSTLVTERSAVPFLPVNPEYSATRNQGRQKLARFNAREFATLIIDILSEAKRRQQGKSLSSPTDNLELSAQSQSDLDDQHDYDSVASDEDTDQEPLPSTGATRNNRARSMDSSDLSDGAVTLQEYLELKKALATSEARVEQLMQVNSSLSDELRRLQREAENLQLRQPSGPTPTPPLPNERAEHVPMGPAGSTHRRDRQAFSMYEPGSALKPFGGAPGDELTTRLQPFHSTELEDDAIYSVHVPTGLYRIRKGVSASSVPFTPSSPLLSCSPEGSRHTSKLSRHGSGADSDYENTQSGDPPLGLEGKRFLELGKEDELHPELESLEGDLDPGLPSTEDVILKTEQVTKNIQELLRAAQEFKHDSFVPCSEKIHLAVTEMASLFPKRPALEPVRNSLRLLNASAYRLQSECRKTVPPEPGAPVDFQLLTQQVIQCAYDIAKAAKQLVTITTREKKQ; this comes from the exons ATGTCCTTGCCCCTAGTTAGCTGGAAACTGTCACTCCCTTCCCCTGGCCATAGGTTGGCCTGGAATGGAAGAGCTATTCTGCATTGCTGTGGGGTAAGCCTGGGGGCCTTCCAGGTACCATCAG ATCCTGGCTGGGCATCTATCAGCAGAGGTGTGCTGGTCTGTGACGAGTGCTGCAGTGTGCATCGGAGCCTGGGACGACACATCTCCATTGTCAAGCACCTTCGCCACAGCGCCTGGCCTCCTACACTGCTACAG ATGGTGCACACGCTTGCCAGCAACGGGGCCAACTCCATCTGGGAGCACTCCCTGCTGGACCCTGCACAAGTGCAAAGTGGCCGGCGTAAAGCCAACCCCCAAGACAAAGTCCA CCCCATCAAATCAGAGTTCATCAGGGCCAAGTACCAAATGCTGGCGTTTGTGCACAAGCTTCCCTGCCGCGATGATGATGGCGTCACTGCCAAAGACCTCAGCAAG CAACTGCACTCCAGTGTGCGAACAGGCAACTTGGAGACATGTCTTCGCCTGCTTTCCCTGGGTGCCCAGGCCAACTTCTTTCACCCAGAAAAGGGCACTACACCTCTACATGTGGCTGCCAAGGCGGGGCAGACACTGCAGGCTGAACTGCTGGTGGTGTATGGGGCTGACCCCGGCTCCCCTGATGTCAATGGCCGCACGCCAATCGACTATGCCAG GCAGGCGGGGCACCATGAACTGGCAGAAAGGCTAGTTGAGTGCCAGTATGAGCTCACTGACCGGTTGGCCTTCTACCTCTGTGGACGCAAGCCCG atCACAAGAATGGGCATTACATCATCCCACAGATGGCTGACAG CCTGGATCTGTCTGAattggccaaagctgccaagaaGAAGCTGCAAGCA CTCAGCAACCGGCTTTTTGAGGAACTTGCCATGGATGTATATGACGAGGTGGACCGGCGAGAGAATGACGCTG tgtGGCTGGCCACCCAAAACCACAGCACCCTGGTGACGGAGCGCAGCGCTGTGCCCTTCCTGCCAGTCAACCCAGAATACTCAGCTACTCGGAACCAG GGACGACAGAAGTTGGCTCGGTTTAATGCCCGCGAGTTCGCCACCTTGATCATCGACATTCTCAGTGAGGCCAAACGGAGGCAGCAGGGCAAGAGCCTGAGCAGCCCCACAG ACAACCTCGAGCTGTCTGCACAGAGCCAAAGTGACCTGGACGACCAACACGACTACGATAGTGTGGCTTCTGACGAAGACACAGACCAGGAGCCCTTGCCCAGCACAGGCGCCACTCGGAACAACCGTGCTAGG AGCATGGACTCCTCAGACCTGTCGGATGGGGCTGTGACACTGCAGGAGTACCTGGAGCTGAAGAAAGCTCTGGCCACCTCCGAGGCCAGAGTGGAGCAGCTCATGCAGGTCAACAGCAGCCTGAGTGATGAGCTCCGGAGGCTGCAGAGGGAG GCAGAGAACCTGCAGCTTCGGCAGCCGTCAGGGCCAACACCTACACCCCCACTTCCCAATGAACGGGCAGAACACGTACCCATGGGGCCCGCTGGAAGCACCCATCGCAGGGACCGCCAGGCCTTCTCCATGTATGAGCCGGGCTCTGCCCTGAAGCCCTTTGGAGGTGCACCTGGGGACGAGCTCACCACACGGCTCCAGCCTTTCCACAGCACT GAGCTGGAAGATGATGCCATTTATTCGGTACATGTCCCTACTGGCCTTTATCGG ATCCGGAAGGGGGTGTCTGCCTCTTCTGTGCCCttcactccctcctctccactgCTGTCGTGCTCTCCAGAAGGAAGTCGCCATACG AGCAAGCTCTCACGCCATGGCAGTGGTGCAGACAGTGACTATGAGAACACACAGAGTGGGGACCCTCCACTTGG ACTTGAAGGGAAGCGATTCCTAGAGCTGGGCAAGGAGGATGAGCTCCACCCTGAGCTGGAGAGCCTGGAAGGAGACCTAGACCCTGGGCTCCCCAGCACAGAGGATGTCATTCTGAAGACAGAGCAGGTCACCAAGAACATTCAGGAACTATTGCGGGCAGCCCAGGAGTTCAAACATGACAG CTTTGTGCCCTGTTCGGAAAAGATCCATTTGGCTGTGACTGAGATGGCCTCTCTCTTCCCAAAG AGGCCGGCCCTGGAGCCTGTGCGCAATTCATTGCGGCTGCTTAATGCCAGCGCCTACCGGCTGCAGAGTGAATGCCGGAAGACAGTGCCTCCAGAGCCTGGCGCCCCTGTGGACTTCCAGCTGCTGACTCAGCAGGTGATCCAATGCGCCTATGACATCGCCAAGGCAGCCAAGCAGCTGGTCACCATCACCACCCGAGAGAAGAAGCAGTGA
- the Git1 gene encoding ARF GTPase-activating protein GIT1 isoform X4: protein MSRKGPRAEVCADCSAPDPGWASISRGVLVCDECCSVHRSLGRHISIVKHLRHSAWPPTLLQMVHTLASNGANSIWEHSLLDPAQVQSGRRKANPQDKVHPIKSEFIRAKYQMLAFVHKLPCRDDDGVTAKDLSKQLHSSVRTGNLETCLRLLSLGAQANFFHPEKGTTPLHVAAKAGQTLQAELLVVYGADPGSPDVNGRTPIDYARQAGHHELAERLVECQYELTDRLAFYLCGRKPDHKNGHYIIPQMADSLDLSELAKAAKKKLQALSNRLFEELAMDVYDEVDRRENDAVWLATQNHSTLVTERSAVPFLPVNPEYSATRNQGRQKLARFNAREFATLIIDILSEAKRRQQGKSLSSPTDNLELSAQSQSDLDDQHDYDSVASDEDTDQEPLPSTGATRNNRARSMDSSDLSDGAVTLQEYLELKKALATSEARVEQLMQVNSSLSDELRRLQREIHKLQAENLQLRQPSGPTPTPPLPNERAEHVPMGPAGSTHRRDRQAFSMYEPGSALKPFGGAPGDELTTRLQPFHSTELEDDAIYSVHVPTGLYRIRKGVSASSVPFTPSSPLLSCSPEGSRHTSKLSRHGSGADSDYENTQSGDPPLGLEGKRFLELGKEDELHPELESLEGDLDPGLPSTEDVILKTEQVTKNIQELLRAAQEFKHDSFVPCSEKIHLAVTEMASLFPKRPALEPVRNSLRLLNASAYRLQSECRKTVPPEPGAPVDFQLLTQQVIQCAYDIAKAAKQLVTITTREKKQ, encoded by the exons ATGTCCCGGAAGGGGCCGCGAGCGGAGGTGTGTGCGGACTGCAGCGCCCCGG ATCCTGGCTGGGCATCTATCAGCAGAGGTGTGCTGGTCTGTGACGAGTGCTGCAGTGTGCATCGGAGCCTGGGACGACACATCTCCATTGTCAAGCACCTTCGCCACAGCGCCTGGCCTCCTACACTGCTACAG ATGGTGCACACGCTTGCCAGCAACGGGGCCAACTCCATCTGGGAGCACTCCCTGCTGGACCCTGCACAAGTGCAAAGTGGCCGGCGTAAAGCCAACCCCCAAGACAAAGTCCA CCCCATCAAATCAGAGTTCATCAGGGCCAAGTACCAAATGCTGGCGTTTGTGCACAAGCTTCCCTGCCGCGATGATGATGGCGTCACTGCCAAAGACCTCAGCAAG CAACTGCACTCCAGTGTGCGAACAGGCAACTTGGAGACATGTCTTCGCCTGCTTTCCCTGGGTGCCCAGGCCAACTTCTTTCACCCAGAAAAGGGCACTACACCTCTACATGTGGCTGCCAAGGCGGGGCAGACACTGCAGGCTGAACTGCTGGTGGTGTATGGGGCTGACCCCGGCTCCCCTGATGTCAATGGCCGCACGCCAATCGACTATGCCAG GCAGGCGGGGCACCATGAACTGGCAGAAAGGCTAGTTGAGTGCCAGTATGAGCTCACTGACCGGTTGGCCTTCTACCTCTGTGGACGCAAGCCCG atCACAAGAATGGGCATTACATCATCCCACAGATGGCTGACAG CCTGGATCTGTCTGAattggccaaagctgccaagaaGAAGCTGCAAGCA CTCAGCAACCGGCTTTTTGAGGAACTTGCCATGGATGTATATGACGAGGTGGACCGGCGAGAGAATGACGCTG tgtGGCTGGCCACCCAAAACCACAGCACCCTGGTGACGGAGCGCAGCGCTGTGCCCTTCCTGCCAGTCAACCCAGAATACTCAGCTACTCGGAACCAG GGACGACAGAAGTTGGCTCGGTTTAATGCCCGCGAGTTCGCCACCTTGATCATCGACATTCTCAGTGAGGCCAAACGGAGGCAGCAGGGCAAGAGCCTGAGCAGCCCCACAG ACAACCTCGAGCTGTCTGCACAGAGCCAAAGTGACCTGGACGACCAACACGACTACGATAGTGTGGCTTCTGACGAAGACACAGACCAGGAGCCCTTGCCCAGCACAGGCGCCACTCGGAACAACCGTGCTAGG AGCATGGACTCCTCAGACCTGTCGGATGGGGCTGTGACACTGCAGGAGTACCTGGAGCTGAAGAAAGCTCTGGCCACCTCCGAGGCCAGAGTGGAGCAGCTCATGCAGGTCAACAGCAGCCTGAGTGATGAGCTCCGGAGGCTGCAGAGGGAG ATCCACAAACTGCAGGCAGAGAACCTGCAGCTTCGGCAGCCGTCAGGGCCAACACCTACACCCCCACTTCCCAATGAACGGGCAGAACACGTACCCATGGGGCCCGCTGGAAGCACCCATCGCAGGGACCGCCAGGCCTTCTCCATGTATGAGCCGGGCTCTGCCCTGAAGCCCTTTGGAGGTGCACCTGGGGACGAGCTCACCACACGGCTCCAGCCTTTCCACAGCACT GAGCTGGAAGATGATGCCATTTATTCGGTACATGTCCCTACTGGCCTTTATCGG ATCCGGAAGGGGGTGTCTGCCTCTTCTGTGCCCttcactccctcctctccactgCTGTCGTGCTCTCCAGAAGGAAGTCGCCATACG AGCAAGCTCTCACGCCATGGCAGTGGTGCAGACAGTGACTATGAGAACACACAGAGTGGGGACCCTCCACTTGG ACTTGAAGGGAAGCGATTCCTAGAGCTGGGCAAGGAGGATGAGCTCCACCCTGAGCTGGAGAGCCTGGAAGGAGACCTAGACCCTGGGCTCCCCAGCACAGAGGATGTCATTCTGAAGACAGAGCAGGTCACCAAGAACATTCAGGAACTATTGCGGGCAGCCCAGGAGTTCAAACATGACAG CTTTGTGCCCTGTTCGGAAAAGATCCATTTGGCTGTGACTGAGATGGCCTCTCTCTTCCCAAAG AGGCCGGCCCTGGAGCCTGTGCGCAATTCATTGCGGCTGCTTAATGCCAGCGCCTACCGGCTGCAGAGTGAATGCCGGAAGACAGTGCCTCCAGAGCCTGGCGCCCCTGTGGACTTCCAGCTGCTGACTCAGCAGGTGATCCAATGCGCCTATGACATCGCCAAGGCAGCCAAGCAGCTGGTCACCATCACCACCCGAGAGAAGAAGCAGTGA
- the Tp53i13 gene encoding tumor protein p53-inducible protein 13 isoform X3 yields the protein MLVGGTAGPAEMVPPPPPPPQLLLVALVGLLSLCEVLPRVTYTQERRGQLDGVAFLYHPCAHPWLKLQLALLAHMCVAKPTLIPDSSLTWDRPLVLTAWGTALEMAWIEPAWAAHWLKRRRRRQQRKSVWILSDTLSGPTPMMPAPSRGKLCGRRCVQAPTLAFALRSWRPPGVEVTSRGSLSVVRRRGLRAALGLQSTPSGLRVSLASSQSPKAQQPILGTSSVAPDSLMTGGPGGNDRSRTEAQMPSGQDNPEGCACLGQASPAPRAAAPPRVARGPTPRTEEAAWAAMALTFLLVLLTLATLCTRLHRNFRRSESIYWGPTGDSQDTVAAVLKRRLPLPSRRIKRSRRRPLLPPTPDSGPESESSD from the exons ATGCTGGTTGGCGGGACTGCTGGCCCAGCTGAAAtggttcctcctcctccacctccgcCCCAGTTGCTTCTGGTAGCCCTGGTGGGGCTCCTGAGTCTTTGCGAG GTGTTACCAAGAGTGACATACACGCAGGAGAGACGAGGGCAG CTTGATGGCGTTGCCTTCCTTTACCATCCATGTGCCCACCCCTGGCTGAAGCTCCAGCTTGCTCTCTTGGCCCATATGTGTGTGGCCAAGCCCACACTCATTCCTGACTCCAGTCTCACTTGGGACCGG CCCCTGGTGCTGACAGCATGGGGGACTGCACTGGAGATGGCATGGATAGAGCCAGCTTGGGCTGCTCACTGGTTGAAGAGGCGGCGGCGCCGGCagcagagaaagagtgtgtgGATTCTCTCTGACACCCTTTCTGGGCCCACTCCCATGATGCCGGCCCCCAGCAGAGGGAAGCTGTGTGGGAGACGGTGTGTACAG GCTCCGACTCTGGCCTTTGCTCTGCGAAGCTGGCGGCCTCCTGGTGTAGAGGTGACATCTAGAGGCTCTCTCAGTGTTGTCAGGAGAAGAGGGCTCCGAGCTGCCCTTGGTCTCCAGTCTACTCCCTCAGGCCTGAGGGTTTCCTTGGCCTCTTCACAGAGCCCGAAGGCCCAGCAGCCCATTTTGGGAACCTCATCTGTGGCCCCTGACTCCTTGATGACTGGGGGACCTGGAGGCAATGATAGGTCCAGGACAGAGGCTCAGATGCCCAGTGGGCAAGACAATCCAGAGGGTTGTGCCTGCCTGGGCCAGGCTTCCCCAGCTCCTCGAGCAGCAGCGCCTCCCCGGGTGGCCCGAGGCCCAACTCCACGCACAGAAGAGGCCGCTTGGGCTGCCATGGCCTTGACCTTCCTGCTGGTCTTGCTCACCCTGGCCACGCTCTGCACGCGATTGCACCGGAACTTCCGCAGGAGTGAGAGCATCTACTGGGGGCCCACAGGAGACAGCCAAGACACGGTGGCAG CTGTGCTGAAACGGAGACTGCCCTTGCCCTCGCGCCGGATCAAGCGGTCTCGCAGACGGCCCCTGCTCCCGCCCACACCGGATAGCGGCCCTGAATCGGAGAGCTCGGACTGA
- the Tp53i13 gene encoding tumor protein p53-inducible protein 13 isoform X2, with protein MLVGGTAGPAEMVPPPPPPPQLLLVALVGLLSLCEVVVEPAAEEAGTRCPEGLWPLPPQVLPRVTYTQERRGQLDGVAFLYHPCAHPWLKLQLALLAHMCVAKPTLIPDSSLTWDRPLVLTAWGTALEMAWIEPAWAAHWLKRRRRRQQRKSVWILSDTLSGPTPMMPAPSRGKLCGRRCVQAPTLAFALRSWRPPGVEVTSRGSLSVVRRRGLRAALGLQSTPSGLRVSLASSQSPKAQQPILGTSSVAPDSLMTGGPGGNDRSRTEAQMPSGQDNPEGCACLGQASPAPRAAAPPRVARGPTPRTEEAAWAAMALTFLLVLLTLATLCTRLHRNFRRSESIYWGPTGDSQDTVAAVLKRRLPLPSRRIKRSRRRPLLPPTPDSGPESESSD; from the exons ATGCTGGTTGGCGGGACTGCTGGCCCAGCTGAAAtggttcctcctcctccacctccgcCCCAGTTGCTTCTGGTAGCCCTGGTGGGGCTCCTGAGTCTTTGCGAG GTGGTGGTTGAGCCGGCGGCGGAGGAGGCAGGAACCCGTTGTCCCGagggcctctggcctctgcctccacag GTGTTACCAAGAGTGACATACACGCAGGAGAGACGAGGGCAG CTTGATGGCGTTGCCTTCCTTTACCATCCATGTGCCCACCCCTGGCTGAAGCTCCAGCTTGCTCTCTTGGCCCATATGTGTGTGGCCAAGCCCACACTCATTCCTGACTCCAGTCTCACTTGGGACCGG CCCCTGGTGCTGACAGCATGGGGGACTGCACTGGAGATGGCATGGATAGAGCCAGCTTGGGCTGCTCACTGGTTGAAGAGGCGGCGGCGCCGGCagcagagaaagagtgtgtgGATTCTCTCTGACACCCTTTCTGGGCCCACTCCCATGATGCCGGCCCCCAGCAGAGGGAAGCTGTGTGGGAGACGGTGTGTACAG GCTCCGACTCTGGCCTTTGCTCTGCGAAGCTGGCGGCCTCCTGGTGTAGAGGTGACATCTAGAGGCTCTCTCAGTGTTGTCAGGAGAAGAGGGCTCCGAGCTGCCCTTGGTCTCCAGTCTACTCCCTCAGGCCTGAGGGTTTCCTTGGCCTCTTCACAGAGCCCGAAGGCCCAGCAGCCCATTTTGGGAACCTCATCTGTGGCCCCTGACTCCTTGATGACTGGGGGACCTGGAGGCAATGATAGGTCCAGGACAGAGGCTCAGATGCCCAGTGGGCAAGACAATCCAGAGGGTTGTGCCTGCCTGGGCCAGGCTTCCCCAGCTCCTCGAGCAGCAGCGCCTCCCCGGGTGGCCCGAGGCCCAACTCCACGCACAGAAGAGGCCGCTTGGGCTGCCATGGCCTTGACCTTCCTGCTGGTCTTGCTCACCCTGGCCACGCTCTGCACGCGATTGCACCGGAACTTCCGCAGGAGTGAGAGCATCTACTGGGGGCCCACAGGAGACAGCCAAGACACGGTGGCAG CTGTGCTGAAACGGAGACTGCCCTTGCCCTCGCGCCGGATCAAGCGGTCTCGCAGACGGCCCCTGCTCCCGCCCACACCGGATAGCGGCCCTGAATCGGAGAGCTCGGACTGA
- the LOC100756750 gene encoding 40S ribosomal protein S27-like → MSLAKDLLHPSPEEEKRKHKKKRLVQSPNSYFMDVKCPGRYKITMVFSHAQTVVLCVGCSTVLCQPTGRKARLTEGCSFRRKQH, encoded by the coding sequence ATGTCTCTTGCAAAGGATCTCCTTCATCCCTctccagaagaggaaaagaggaaacacaagaaaaagcgCCTGGTGCAGAGCCCCAATTCCTACTTTATGGATGTGAAGTGCCCAGGACGCTATAAAATCACCATGGTCTTTAGCCATGCACAAACGGTAGTCTTGTGTGTTGGTTGCTCCACTGTCCTCTGTCAGCCCACAGGCAGAAAAGCAAGGCTGACAGAAGGATGCTCCTTCAGGAGGAAGCAGCACTGA